The following DNA comes from Capsicum annuum cultivar UCD-10X-F1 chromosome 7, UCD10Xv1.1, whole genome shotgun sequence.
TCTTTGGATGAAGTTCATCGAAGGTTAGCTTTAAGCAAAATTCCCGGTCGCGATACCacttttaatgatttaaaaatcgaagttgaaaaactaaaaagggaaattatttctttaaaacaaaatcagatAATTACTGATCATCGCATTTCGAAACTTGAAGAAACTGAGTGTTCTTCTTCAGGTCACAAGCCAAGCGAAAAGGATTTTACAAATACTGATCTTAGTCAAACGGTTAATATTGAAAGCCTGCAAAATGATTCCTTTCTAGGAATGTTGCAAATcgttactgctcataaatggtatattaattGTACCATTTTAGTTAATAAGGAATTCTTTATCACTAATGTCGCCATGATTGACAGCGGGGCAGAcgttagttgtattcaagaagggTTAATCCctacaaaatattttgaaaaaaccacTCACCTCGTTAAATCTGCAACGGGTCACTCGCTTGACATTAATTATAAACTGCCTCATACTCATATTTGTCGTGATAAAATATGCATTCctcactttttctttttagtgaaaaatcagatttatcctcctattattttaggaacccCGTTTATAAATGCTATATATCCCTACACTCATATTGACGAAAAGGGATTTAGAGCAACTTATaaaaatcagcctatttcttattcttttgttacTCAACCTGTAACTCGGGATATTAATACTCTTATTAATATAAAGCAAAAACAGCTCAATTTTTTACAATTAGAAGTAATGAGTATTACTACCCCTGAGATTTTAAAATCTGTTAAAGTACAGGAAAAGTTAAAAACTGTTTCTTCACAATTAATGAATGATATTTGTGCTGAccatccaaatgctttctggagcagaaagaagcatattgtttcgCTTCCTTATGAAGACGGCTTCACTGAAGACAAAATTCCAACgaaatctcgaccctgtcaaatgaatgcAGAATTAGTTGAATTCTGCAAAAAGGAGATTGATCATCTCCTGCAAAAGGGTCTCATTAAACCCTCAAAATCCCCTTGGTCTTGTACCGCTTTTTATGTTAACAATGCTGCAGAAAAAGAAAGGGGTACACCTCGGTTAGTCATCAATTACAAACCtcttaacaaaattttaaaatggattcgctATCCCATTCCAAATAAAAAGGATTTACTTTCTCGATTAtatgatgctaacatattttctaaatttgatttaaaatcaggatattggcaaattcaaattgataaaactCATACTTATAAAACCGCGTTTAATGTTCCGtttggacaatatgaatggaacgttatgccttttggtttgaaaaaCGCCCCTTCTGAATTTCAgaaaattatgaatgatatttttaatccgTATATGGACTTCATTGTGGTGtacattgatgacattctggtattCTCCAAAACTCTTGACAATCATTTTAAACATCTGCATATATTTAAGCAAGTAATTATTCAAAATGGCTTAGTAATCTCCAAACCGAAAATGAATTTATTTCAGACTAATGTTAGATTCTTAGGTCATAATATCTGTCAAGGTTCTATTGAACCGATCCAACGAGTCTTAGAATTTGCTACAAAATTCCCCGATGAAATTATCGATAAAAAACAGCTTCAAAGGTTCCTTGGTAGTCTCaattatatttctcctttttataaaaatttgtctaGAGACTTAGCCCCTCTGTATGACAGACTgaaaaaggatcacaaaactccGTGGACTCCAGCCCACACTGCTTTGGTAAAGGTAATTAAAGCTCGTGTCCAATCTCTTCCCTGTATTTCTCTTGCTAATCCTAATTGGCAAAAAATTGTTGAAACCGACGCTTCCAATATTGGGTATggtggaatacttaaacaagttaatccccatacaaagACTGAATACTTAATTCGTTTTTATTCAGGTAAATGGACCGATAGCCAGAAAAAATATGCTACGATAGCCCATGAAATGCTTACTATTGTTAAATGTGTattaaaattccaagatgatttatataatcaaaaattCATCATCAGAACGGATGCTCAATCTGTTAAATTcatgtttgataaagattttaaacacgatgcttctaaattaatatttgccaGGTGGCAGGCTCAACTGGCCCCCTTTGACTTTGAAATACAGTATAAAAGGGGTAATGAAAACTCCTTACCTGATTTTCTATCAAGAGAATATTTAACATGACACTCTATACTACCTTCCTCTCTGAAAAATCATTGATCACCATCCTTAAAATTATCCCTTTACCCCCTGATATTCAAAAACACATTTTAGACCTTTTAATTACTAAACTTATTCAGGATGACATCTGGTGGTATAATTTTATTCACAGCGAATTCTGGTGGTATGCCCGTCCTCAAAATCCTGAAGAAATTAGTGATTGGTACGATATTGATATTTCTGATCATTAATTGCAGAATGACAGATCCTCCCTGGCAGACAGCCAGAGGACGTGGTCGTGGCCGACATCAAAATCCTGCATATTCGCAGTACGGAGGACGAACCAATCCGACATATTTCCACCAAAGAAGTACAGCCAGAAGCTCTGCATATAGCACATCAAATTCTAATTTCCCTGTCCTGCAACAAGGAAATAAAACTCTGATTAATTCGAGAATATCTCAGGATGAGGCCTCCTCCTCTCACATTCAAACTCCGAATATTAATCTGGATGATATTCCTGAAACACATCCGTTATTTCagcaaataaaatcatatttggCTGAAAAGGGAAAAACTGCAGATTCGTTTGCTTCAATTGTGACAGAAAACTCTGAAAATAAATTATCTTATGAAAAACTCGAAGCCAGAGAAATTATAGTTTATTTGGAAAATCGGCATATTCCTCCTACGGAAAGCTCCGACGAAGCTTGGAGGATCTTGAAAGACTATCTAACTGCAAATGTTTACTTTGCAGGAGAATCTTACAAAACCAGAACCTATTACGAACAAATTCTTGTCAATACTGCCAGTGCGACATTCGAGCACAGCCCTTTAGGAGAATCTACTCCGGGCGTTCACGGCTActccaaaataattataaaaaaattgatcCCTATCGAAGAATGGGGAATTTCTTCCATGACCCTTCGAAATCTCCCTATGGGACCTCAAGGGCAAACTATTGCCAACTTTACTTATTGGGACTACATCAAAGCTTTTTCTCAAGTCTTTTATTACAATAATTATAAGCATAAACACACTTGGTTCGTTAAAATATGTTCCAAGGTATTTGAGAAATCAGTCCCAAACTGGTTTATTCACTGGTGGACACAGCACGGACCATCAGTAAAAATTTTACCCCCTGAATATTTTTCCCTTTACACCTCCTGGAAAAAATCATCTCCATTTTTAACGGAGTTATATCATTCAGACCATATCTGCAAATTAGATACCATCGACCAGATGTATTTCTATATTGAATTTTCTATTCCCTGGATCCATAAATGGTCGATCGAAATTGGTTATGATTCCCAACAAATCCCAGCCATCTAccgtacaataataataataataataataacaacaacaacaacaacacagaAAAGGAGGAAGGGAGTAGATAAGGTATTCTGAGGTTCAATCTAGCTCCATGCTCTCTTATTTAAGGTCATGTAAGTGGTGATTTGATGACTgtgttatatatattttgtgtAATCATCTCTTCTACTTTCTCTTGGTGTACTCTCTGCCTCTTCATAGTTCTATCACTGTCAATCTTTCGCACCTCTTCATCGGGGCATTTGTTCTCCTTCTTTTCACATATTTGTTGTTCACGTCTTTCTTTGAGTAGAGTACTTTCTTTCAGATCATTGAACCGTTCTAGTCTCACTTTTTTCATTGTGTCCACTCGAAGGCCACTTGAACCTTGCCCCAATTGTTTTTTCTCATAATCTTATTTATCTCAGTATGCTCACACATTCATTTAAACATCTTTATTTTTACCGCTTTTATTTataaatactagtttaggtgtacgtgtcttgcgcgtgtaccttactttaatgaattcaaacattatgctaaataggatatttgtttaaataataaaaatgaatataataattaaatttaatatcttttgagtatgtaaagatggataatttgtttattaaacctaatctttaccaaaaatatttttaaaagtcgatcgacattcatctaccatctgtaaattgtaacaaaacaatacaatgacagagagatcaaaataatacaattaaatctaatctttacacacaaaattcttttcaaagtcgtctgacactaaTCTATCACCtgcaaacaataacaaaataatacgataatagagatatcaaaataatataactaaacctaacctttacataaaaacaTTCCTCAAGgctgaccaacatttatctaacacctgtaaactgcaacaaaataatatgataaaagtgatatcaaaataatacaattaaacttaaattttacacacaaaaatttctcaaagtatgaactgtaaactaccacaaaataataaactaatggAGACAGTGGCGAAGCCAGGATTTTCAGCAAGGAGGTTCACAAGTGAACATATTATATAACTGAAGGAGGttcgacatctactatatatacataaaaaatcaagcatccaccaatctagacatgcaatcgaatcaagttagatgagcatcaattatATTATCGCAATAGGCAAATCGATTTGTTTAGAgtcctattttaagagtatttttttaattgaatagtAGAACGAGGAAAAGAAATTTTCTCAAGGCAGAACTTGTGTCCAGATATATTTGATTTATCGTTTCGACTCTTTATTGAGGTTGGGAATGTTTTGAGACTCGAAACACGAAAAGCTAACATTTTCTCTAACACTTACTGTTTTAACGTTCACTAACCCAACGGCACCCTTGACCGGCTGACACCGGCGATGGCGTCGGAGCGTCGGTAACAGGCAAGCATGCTCTCCCTCCTTCCCCCTTTCTCTCTCCCCAGTTCACTCTACCCTTTTCTCTCTCCCTTTCCCTGTCACTCTCCATAGCTCGAACCAACCAGTGTTTCGCCGGTAGTCAAGGTCACCGGTCGCTAGACTCCGACGATAAAAGTAGGTGTTGCTCCGGTTACAAGTGATCGATTCTGGCGGGCCCATTTGAAGGTTTGGCTGGTTCTGTCTAGATCTAATTCCGCCAGCATCAGATCTGACTCCGGAGGCACTTCCGGCGAAGCTCCGGCGAAGCTCCGGCGAGACTATCTCGAAGACCAATTTTAGCATCAATTTACTGAGATCCAACATACCATGCATGAAAAGAGGACTTGGCTACAAGCGTAACCCGGTGACTTCTACCTTTTTGCTATTTCATTCTTCGTACTAATTCTACTATTACTTTGATTCTACTATTACTTTCCCGTATCTTGACTTACATTTAATCTATTTGGACTGTCAGTTGTCGTAGTTTGCACTGTTTTTTACTATTAGTTTTGTTGTCCTTGGTGCTAGGCCATTAGTGTGCTCTAATTTCCCTGCTCGTAGTTTGTTTTAGTTTGTTGTTGTCTACATACTTTTActagttattattttactattttatttgtaGTATTTTATTTCCTGTGAGTATAATTGTGATGGTCTGCTTTAGCTGATTGGTGAATATGTGTTGTGTTGTTCAAGTCTGCTAGGTCGAATTGGGTTTTTTGTGAGTGACTACTGTTTCTTTACTACTTTCCTCTTTTTCTACTTCCCTTTTGGAGCTTTGTTTTTGTGTATTCCTGTGTATCGGTTTGGGGCTTTGTTTGGGATTGGTTTTGGTCCTTAAATGGTGGTTGTAGGGGCGGatggtggaatagggtcatgtcAGAGGGGGTTGGGATTGGGGGCAGCTTCGAGTGGGGGTGAAGAGAGGAGGGCTGGTGTAGGAGTAGGGTCTAGGGCGGGTGTTAAGGCTGGGGCGGTGTGTGGTGGTAGAGGTAGGCGACAGGCGAGAAAAGATAGGTTGAGGatagggtcttggaatataggaacccttcagggtaagtccgtagagttggtgaagattcttaagaagaggaggattaatattgcgtgtgttcaggagactaagtgggtaggtaCTAAGGCCAGGGATGTGGATGGTTtcaagttgtggtactcaggcAGTGAGAGGCGTCATAATGGAGtgggcatcttagtggatgaggatCTAAGAgggcaggtggtggaggttaagagggtcagtgaTAAGCTGATGATGATTAAGTTGATCATTGGGGGGGTTATGCTGCATGTGTGTAGTGGTATGCGCCGCAGGTGCGCTTGGGAGAGGAGGTGAAAGAGAgtttttgggaggctttggatgaggtggtgagaagcATGCCTAGCTCGAAGAAGATTGTCATAGCGGaggacttcaatgggcacattggaGTTTCTCATGGAGGTTATAATGAAGTGCATGAAGGGTTTGGTTTCAGTGAACGAAATGGTGAGGGAGTTGCTCTGTTAGATTTTTCGAGGGCCTTCGGGTTTGTGGTTGTGAACTcgagctttccgaagaaggaggaCCACCTTATTACCTTCCAAAGAGCATCAGCCAAAACTCAAATTGACTTTCTGCTGCTTAGAAAGGGGGATAGGGTTCTCTGTAAGGATTGTAAAGTCATTTCTAGTGAACACCTGTCGACTCAGCACAGGCTGCTGGTGATGGACTTGTGTATCAGAAAGAGCAAGAAGAGTAGGGCTGGAGAGGGGTGAAGGTAGTGGGTTTGGGGGTGTGAGAGAGTATGGGGGATGTGGATGTCATGTGGGATAAGGCGGCCAGCTGCATCCGGGAGATGGCTAGAGAGGTTTTGGGTGTTTCAAGGGGTCGAGCAGGTCGATATAAGGGGGATTGGTgatggaatgaagaagttaagaaaaaagagaagactaagaagggggcgtatgttAAATTGATTGAAagtaaagatgaagaggagaagcgggtgaataGAGAGGCTTACAAAGTTGCAAGGAGTAAGGCTAAGTTAGCTGTTATGGCTGCTAAGACAGTggcatttgagagcttgtatgcgggatTGGAGGAGAAAGGGAGAAAttggttgtataggcttgctaaggctagagaGAAAAAGCAgcgtgacctcgatcaagtgaagtgcattaagggggaggacggtagagtttTGGTAGAACATGGGCACATTAAGAAGAGATagcaggagtattttcatagacttttaaatGAGGAGGAGGACAGAggcattgtgttaggggagttggagagCTCGAATGAGAGCCGTGATTTCAGTTACTGTAGACATTTTATGGTAGAgaaggtcagagaggctattcataAGATGCGGagaggtagggcgacggggcctgacgaGATTTCGGTAGAACTTTAGAAGTATGCTGGTGAGGTaggcttaaggtggttgactgatttttTCAACGCCTTTTTTAAGACAGggagaatgcctgaggcttggagatggagtacgttGATtctgttatataaaaacaagggtggcgttcagagttgcaataactataggggtattaagctgttgaaccacactatgaagatttgggagaagGTGGTTGAGCGGAAGTTGAGGAGGGTAGTGTTcatttcggagaatcaatttgattttatGCCTGGACGCtcaacgacagaggcaatccacttggtgagaagattggtggagcagtttagggaaaggaagagggatttgcatatggtgttcatcgatctggagaaggcgtacgacaaagttcctagggagattctttggagatgcttagaggtgagaGGAGTTCCGATAGCGTacatcagagtaattaaggacatgtatgatggaggaaaaactcgggtgaggacggcgggaggagactcagggcATTTTTCGGTCGAGACAGGTTTGCATCatggatcgactcttagcccattcctttttgcgttggtgatggacgtgttaaTGCGGAGTTTTCAAGGTGAGGTAccatggtgtatgttatttgcggatgatgtagtgctgattgatgagacacggagggtgtgaatagaaaattagaggtttggaggcaaactcttgaatCTAAGGGATTCAGGTTGAGCAGGtccaagatggagtatttggaatgcaagtttagtgactcgagtcaTGAGGACGGTGTGATGTTGTTGTTGGATTCTCAGGATATTTGTAAAAatgatagttttaagtatctggggtctatgattcgggggaatggcgagattgatgaggatgtcactaaACGTATTGGTGCaagttggatgaagtggaggctcgcctcgggagtgttgtgtgataagaaggtgccacttaagcttaaaggcaaattctacagagtgacagtccgtccggccatgctgt
Coding sequences within:
- the LOC107876678 gene encoding uncharacterized protein LOC107876678, which encodes MSITTPEILKSVKVQEKLKTVSSQLMNDICADHPNAFWSRKKHIVSLPYEDGFTEDKIPTKSRPCQMNAELVEFCKKEIDHLLQKGLIKPSKSPWSCTAFYVNNAAEKERGTPRMTDPPWQTARGRGRGRHQNPAYSQYGGRTNPTYFHQRSTARSSAYSTSNSNFPVLQQGNKTLINSRISQDEASSSHIQTPNINLDDIPETHPLFQQIKSYLAEKGKTADSFASIVTENSENKLSYEKLEAREIIVYLENRHIPPTESSDEAWRILKDYLTANVYFAGESYKTRTYYEQILVNTASATFEHSPLGESTPGVHGYSKIIIKKLIPIEEWGISSMTLRNLPMGPQGQTIANFTYWDYIKAFSQVFYYNNYKHKHTWFVKICSKVFEKSVPNWFIHWWTQHGPSVKILPPEYFSLYTSWKKSSPFLTELYHSDHICKLDTIDQMYFYIEFSIPWIHKWSIEIGYDSQQIPAIYRTIIIIIIITTTTTTQKRRKGVDKVF
- the LOC107876677 gene encoding uncharacterized protein LOC107876677 is translated as MVVVGADGGIGSCQRGLGLGAASSGGEERRAGVGVGSRAGVKAGAVCGGRGRRQETKWVGTKARDVDGFKLWYSGSERRHNGVGILVDEDLRGQVVEVKRWYAPQVRLGEEVKESFWEALDEVVRSMPSSKKIVIAEDFNGHIGVSHGGYNEVHEGFGFSERNGEGVALLDFSRAFGFVVVNSSFPKKEDHLITFQRASAKTQIDFLLLRKGDRVLCKDCKVISSEHLSTQHRLLVMDLCIRKSKKSRAGEG